The DNA region TCCCCGGTTACAAGGAGGTTGACAGTCTCCGAGCGGCGGAGCGCTGCAATGATCTCAACATAGTTCCACTCCACCGCGGCAAGGTCAGGGAGCATCTCCCGGTCATAAGGCCAGGCGAGCCAGACAGCATCGTGCGGCTCCCACTCTGCAGGCATCCGGTAACCCAGTGCCTGCGGCGTCTTGCCCGGCGGGAACTTCCGGATGAGCGCCCTGTAGGTCTCCGGCCTCCGGTTTTGGAATAGATTCCATCTTTCCCGGGCAGCCTCATTCATCGAGGGGTCAACCTCTGCGATGAGGACCTCCTCATCGGCCTCGCTCGCGCGGGCAATGACGTTTCCAAACGCATCTGCGATGAACGAACTCCCAAAGAACCGGATACACCCCTCCTCGCCCACCCTGTTTACAGCGGCGATGTGAAGACCGTTTGCTATCGCGTGACCGCGCTGGACGGTTTCCCACGCCTCACGCCAGTCGCTGCCGGGAGATCTCTCACCGGAGATCCAGCCGATTGCGGAGGGGTAGAAGATCATCTCGGCGCCCCGCAGCGCAACCACCCTTGCAGCCTCGGGGAACCACTGATCATAGGAGATGAGCACGGCTATACGGCCATAGCGGGTGTCATAGAGCCTGTAGCGGTCGCCGGCGTGGAAGTATCTTTTGTCGTAGATGGGCGGATCCTGATGGATGTGCACCTTCCGGTAGGCAGGGAAGAGCACCCGACCGTCAGCATCGATCACCACCGCGGAGTTGTAGTGTTCACCGGACGCGGCCCGTTCGTAGATAGGCAGAATGAAGACCGCACCATGCTCCCGGGCAAGTGCCGAGAACGCCTCTGTCGAAGCGTCGGGGATCGTCTCGGCGTAGGCCGAGGCGTCCGCATCCTCATACTGAGGGAAGTAAGGGGCACGATAGAGTTCCGGAAGGCAGATGATCCGCGCACCCTTTGAGATCGCCGAGCCTGCCATATCCAGGGCGTGCTTGAGGTTGTGATCGGGGTCTTCGCTTACCGCTGTCTGGATGAGGGCGATCGTTTGCTTGCTCATCTCCATCATCTCCTCATACCGTAGGACGCTCCAGCGTCTTATAACAATCGTCGTAACACAGCGTTTATCCAGCATCCCACCAGATCTCTACGGACGCGATGGACACAGCCGCAACCATCCTCATCGCAATCGGGCTTGCTATGGACGCGTTTGCCGTCTCGATCAGTGGTGGGGT from Methanoculleus receptaculi includes:
- a CDS encoding agmatine deiminase family protein, which gives rise to MLDKRCVTTIVIRRWSVLRYEEMMEMSKQTIALIQTAVSEDPDHNLKHALDMAGSAISKGARIICLPELYRAPYFPQYEDADASAYAETIPDASTEAFSALAREHGAVFILPIYERAASGEHYNSAVVIDADGRVLFPAYRKVHIHQDPPIYDKRYFHAGDRYRLYDTRYGRIAVLISYDQWFPEAARVVALRGAEMIFYPSAIGWISGERSPGSDWREAWETVQRGHAIANGLHIAAVNRVGEEGCIRFFGSSFIADAFGNVIARASEADEEVLIAEVDPSMNEAARERWNLFQNRRPETYRALIRKFPPGKTPQALGYRMPAEWEPHDAVWLAWPYDREMLPDLAAVEWNYVEIIAALRRSETVNLLVTGEQMHTRVGGILLEGGIDASGVRFHMLDYADVWLRDYGPMFVINRRTESLAMVHWNFNAWGEKYPDLKKDSEVPLMMNRDLNLPIFTPGIVLEGSSVEVNGAGTAIVTESCLMNPNRNPRSAREDIEAYLEAYLGVSHVIWLKEGIAGDETGGHVDNIARFVNPTTVLCVIEDDRDDENYAPLKENYEILRSSTDQDGKPLTVIPLPTPGRVGGEVRLPASYANFYIGNTVVLVPTFKHPNDAAALARIRQAFPGRKVIGIDCTALVEGMGGVHCITLQQPSISSDVTGQRAESPSRKK